In Ciconia boyciana chromosome 1, ASM3463844v1, whole genome shotgun sequence, the genomic stretch tgctttctcagcttTCCCAAAGCTCATCTCTAGGGGCCTTGCAAGCCCAGGCATCACATTCGGCtaccccctgcagccccctggggCCCTCATTCTCCACTTGGTCAGCATCAGGAAGTTGAGAAAGCTGCCTGATCACATCACTAAGCGCTCAATAGCCAGAGAGAGCAAACAGACTCAAGAAGGGATATATATGGCTCTTTTCAACTATGTTTTTTCAGCTGtgacatgactttttttttatgttggggttttttttgttgttgttgtgtttgtttttcttaattaccTCTTTGCTCCGCTCGTCCAAGATCTCCACAAATTTTGCAGGAAACCAACCTATAAAGAACGGACAAAGAAGCGAGTCCAACACTGAGAAACCTCTAACACAGACAAGACCAGAGCCCAGTGGAAGCTGAGAATAAATCAGAGTTCATAGGGTCCAACcccaaagaagaaagcaagcagcctCAAAATCACAAGAATTAAGGCAACTGCAAGAAGAAGCCAATTACAGGACACTGCCCACAAACAGCAGACATGACATACACCCAACCACCCTGTGCCAGGAGGATGGAGCCTAAACTTGCTGTTTGCAAGAAGCAACCAGGTAGCTGCACCACTGCGCTCATACCCTGCTTTAACATTTTCCTTGTCCCTGGCAGATGCTCCGGGTAACTGGCAGAGCCTTTGCTGCAAATGTGCCAGAGCATTTGCTGTGGATGAATGGATGCTCCACATCcagcccccctctccccagtccAACCCATCCTGCTCTCACCTCTCAGTCCATTCAGCTCTCCCACCCAACAGTGCTCATCCTTCTGGGAAATGATCTGAAAAACAGGGAGTGAAAAACAGTAGTTGAAGAGAGTGCAGTGCCAGCAGGGCTACAGCTGCCCAGCTGTGTCTGCACAATGAGGAACTGCTTTCTTCTCAACTGTTTTGCCAATGTTCTCTTCTCACGTGGCCCAGGGCGTTCAAGGGCAAAAAGCTACTGCAAACACAACGCTATCCCTCTTTTCCCCAATTTCAGATTGGACGCCCACAGCTAAAATGCAAATGGATGCTTTTACAGTCTTACCACAGCTTAGTGCCGCAGTGTTAAACCGGGACCCAGGCTGGACCAAATCAATCTTTTGCTCAGCTGTATGGCAGCCAGAAAAGGGACTTTGTGGTTGCATTGAAAATGACCCACAAGACAACGCTCACAGCAACATACTGCCTCAtccccaggcagcccccagAAACACCAGCTGCTTCCCTTGGGACTCCTAACTGGGGTCTAAGCTGatctcctcccttctttccctgaAGAGGTAGTGCAGCGTCCCGAAGAAGATGGGTCTGCACAGTCTTGCCCTGGTCCCTGTCACATAGGCTGACACACCGTAATGATGTCGTTCTTGCGGAAGCCCAGCTCATCGTCATCGTGGCGCTCAAAGTCCAGTAGTGCCTTGGCGCGTCGTCGTCGGTTGCGGGAACAGGCCACGTAGTTCTCATGGTCCCGCTGGTGGCTCTCCATGCTGTAGTCTGGAGTCAGATCCTAGCATGCATGTGGATGAAGAGCAAAGAGGAATGAAAAGCAACAGGTGACTCTCAGCTGATCTGACAAAGCTTGCATGCCCCTGTTcccaaaccttttctttctcctagcAGGCAGACAACCTCTCAGCACAGCCGTCCTCCACCAGGGATGGGTTGAGCAACCCTCACCCTCCACCCCCTGCACCTGGTGTGTTCTTCCTCGAGCCCATGCACTCCAGGAGCATTTGAACAGCCCTGTCCTGTGGTGCACACTCAAAACTCATGTCTGGAGCACACAGCAGTGCAGATCCAGCTGTTCCCACTCACAATGCTGCAGTTCTTGGGATCCACACACTGGAAGTGCCGTGCCACCTGGAGAATGGCCTCACGCAGGTCGGCCACCAGCTCCGTCTGCTTGATGTTCTTGGCTTTCAGTGCCTCCAGATCATCATCCCCTGGGGGAGCCCACACAGCCAGAGGGAAGGcgaggaaaggaaaacaagtatgAGGTACGTAGTGTTTTGTTAACATTAGAAATCATCGATTCTACAGAAATCAAAAAAGCCTGACATGAGAAGTGCCTACACTAAGGCAGGTACCTACTGCCAATCTATTCAATAATGTAAATAACCAATACCAATTTGACTGTCTCAAATTTTAAGGAGCTGTTATTTCAAACCACATATGGAACCAGAAGATGTCATCTTTGATCTGTCTGGACAACTAAGTATACCAAGGTACTGCATACTACTTTAGAGAAGTGTCTACGCAGTATACAGACAGCTGAATGGTGGCACACAAAACTAGGGAACTTTCAAAAATTCTCTTCAACTGAAATTCTCTTGAAACTGAAATAGCTTTTGGTTAAACTACTTGGGATTTTTGCATACCTCACAGGCTGAGAGCATATTCTTCACCGAGCTTtcaaaaagatttgaaaaaccAAGACAGCCCACTTTCCTGTGTCAGTCTAGAAGTCAGAGCCACGAAAGAAAAGCTGCCATCTGCTTAAGACCTCAACCTTCCTAAGAGTCAGATTTCAAAGATTTGGGTGTATAGAAATGGTCATAAGTACAAAGTAAAAGTTACCAAAGCATCTTTCAACTGTCACTAATTCCCCCAGGAGTTTTGACAGCCTATCTCTATTAATTTATGCAGAAAGATACCTAATGGGATGGATTCTTTAGGCAGTTAATATTTCTGAATGCCTTAAAAATTGGGTACATGATGTTTGGGAACAATGAaccatttgcttctttttctaaaaaaaattcagtttgttttaaattcaaagtGTATTTTCATACATCTGTTTTTGCTCTCTCTATAATATACTGACGATGTGATAGCTTAAcaaaatcaacatttaaaaCAACGTAATTTTCACTGAACTCCAATTTTTGtacaaacacagcttttatGCAAGACCCAAGTAAATCATTGACTAGCAAATTAGTACTCTGCTTGCCTTCTAACAGCATTATAGAAACCAATATGAATAAAGTGTGGCCCAAGCTATACAGCTGCTGCAACAGCTGTGTACACATGAAGCTTCTGCTTATTAAAAAGTGATTAACAGTATCTTTTAATCACAAGTGATCCTAATTAAAAAGACTAAAACTTTAAGAACATAAATAGAAGCacaaaattagatttaaaattatttttataattgttttctatttgctaaattaaattattagagAATCAGAAACGCAGAGCTTAAGAGAAGACTGAACTTTGCTTCTGGACTAGAAAAATTGTAGGGCATACTTACTCCCAGTCCAAGCAATGACAATTAACAAAACCTCCTCCTCAGTGGCCAGGGGTAGAAACTAGAGCATGTAAGAAGTCTCACTACAGATTCAGAGATAGAAATATTGTAAATAGATAGGTGATCACGCAGACGGCGGGGATTCCCAGAAAATTCATGTTGCTAAAACAGAATGTGACTAAAGATGAAACTACTCAACCACAGCCACACTAGCTTGAGTGGGCTGCCCTCATTTACATATATCACTGATTCCTTCTGTCATCATTCAGTCCCTTCTGGCCGAAATACTGTGCTCCTCCCTCTGTATTCAGATCAATCCCACCCAAACACAAGCAGGAGATATGGGAAGCAAGTTCCACACCCTCCCACCTTAGAATACACATGATACAGAGGAAAGCAACAGGGGTTTCCACCAGATTCACCTCACTGCACCCGACACATCTGCATATACATTTCCAAAACAGGAAACGAGCGCAGGATCGGCCACATGTGAGGAGGCTCTATTTTGAGCCTGCAAAGACTGACTAGCTGCACAGTGGTGCAGAGGACGACTAGCTCTCCTGCATTTCCTTGTTGCAATGCCCAACCAACAGGAAAAGGGCAACATGCACATCTTGTTCTCCGCCAAACTACCTTTCgctgtttcttctttctaatcCTTCATTAGAAATCTGGTCCAACTCCTTGAATCTCAGCTAGAGAAAGCGCTGATTGACCTGATCTAGCGTGAGCAAGAGTCTGTCTTCGAGCAGGAGAGGTTGGACTACAGACATCTAGAGGCCCCTTCCAAACAGTGCTCCTATGATTCCTGTCCAAGGAATGACTCCTGTCCAAGTCACTACTAAATCCGCATTCACTTTAAGGAAGAAGAATGAAGTTCTGGGTAAGTTCTTACTCCCACCCTGACAAGAGCTATGTAACAGCTCTACACAGTAGCTATCACAGGCAGCAGACTTTACACTTAAGGTTGATTAACAGTTCCCAGTATAAAGTGAATTTATCACATCCAAGCTTTCCTTCCCCTCACTTGGGCTGAAGTTTCCCATTCTGGTCATCTGCTGCAGGATGACAACTTCtctattttaactgttttaattACTAAGaataatattaggaaaaaacatGACAGCCACTGTACAGAAACCCCactaaaatgagaaaacactATCAATCATCTTAGTTCTACCATTGATACATTTTGAAGCTTGAACTTAAAATTTATCTTTGCGCATGGGTATAACTCACTATCACCTTCATAGAGCTACTGAAACTTGGTCAAGGAGACTATCTGAGACACAAGAAAGATGCATTTGGCAGCTAAGTTCCCTGCCAGTTCAGTCTGTACTGGCTGTATGATAACATTACACACAAGAGGTCTGAATTTAGGTTGCACAAGCAACTTTCCTGCATTTCTTCACTTCTGCATGCTTGACTTTACAGCTTCATTGGTCTTCTATCATAGCTTTTATATGTAATGCTGTATGTGCTTGTAGCAAACCTAAGACAATATACCAGCTTCCTGGAGAACATCAGAAAAGCTCTTCTCTGAAAAGACCAGTAAAACCCAGTTTTAGATTTATTCAGGCCATTTCAACCACAAGAGGAACACTGTTTGAACCCTGTAAATTCCGTATGTTGTCTTCCTctggaaaaacaatttctgtgGTGAGATGTGGCAATTTCAAGAAAGCTAACCAGTTGCAAGGAAGGTGATGACAGTGAGACTTATAATAGAAAGGGCTATTATAGAGTCACAGAAGCAAGTTACTTTTAAACCCATGCAAAACCTATTCTGGCCATGTGATTTCTGGACATAAGCTGGCTTAGCtcataagcaaagaaaattaagactTAAAAGTGTTCACAACATTGAACTCTCAGAGTAAGGGGGAACATCACTgatatttgcatttgtaaattTTGATGGGTGACATACTGGACCATCCTGCCCTGTCTCAGATCTTCAGAGATGTTCCTGAACTGAGCAGAGTAAGATCAGGAGAGTACAACATCCAGCCTGTGGAATGCATACAGTCTGccagaaaatgtgtttgacCTGTTAGTCAGTGCAAGAAGGACATcacagctgggctgagctgcagcccaCTGTTAGTCACCACTTAAGGACTAACCATCTAACCTAACATTCACTTTCTGAGCTCAGaccaaagcaagcaagcagaaaacTGCACTTCTTCCCTCTCATCCTTCAGTTctggctccctcctctcctcttcctctgtcccAGTGTTTCCCTGCTTTGCTCACTCCTCCTGCTCCTAGGCTGCTATATCCATCAACACCACATGAAAGTCATAGGATCGTCCTTACCAAAAAGCAGAGAGGTGATGCCAGATTTCCTGCGCTGAGTCCTGCGCCGCACAATctgagggagagggaagagagagaacaaagtGCACACATTAGgacagatttcagaaataaaataaagcaatccTCCACACAGGTCAGCTCTGGGCAAGGAGTCACGACAGCTACCACtggaaggggcaggcaactgAACTGGCAATTTTAGACAGGAGTTGTTCTAGTTCTAATGCAATGAATCAGCTCTAGTGCTTGATATGCTCCATGTGCAACAGGTTATTTATAGCTCAATGATTATGAAAGCATAATTGAAGTTCAAGAATCAGCCATGATTCGAGTGAATAATTTTAGTTCTAATTCTACTCGTTGCCAAAAGCAGTTCTACAGgtaattatatataaatttctAAGTGGATGCCTATTACATTTTAGAATTGCAGGAGCGTCTTGTGATTACTGCACAGATGAGCATCAAGAATATATCTTCCACACAGGCTTGACAAGCAGGAGCTACTacatctgcagctgcagactGTAGTCCAAGATTAAACACAGGTGCATTTTTTATTCAGCTTCTcaaaggctgctgctgttttctgactCTACCTTCCAGAGTTATTTTAGTGTATCAGTTTCTTACTAACGGATTAACTCCAGTTCCTACTCTGCGTGCTCCAAGCAAATTCTGCCAAAAGCATATGTTGTTTCTTTTAGTTTCCATTAATAAAATGCATCACTTTCCATCATAACTCTCATTAATGATAATTACAAACAATGTCAATATCCCTTTCACCTGGGGATTTATCAGCCAGGACAGATCTGGCAGCATTTCATTAGTACAGACCTCCCCCTAACGTCCCAATACCTTTTCTCCGCTGGATGACAGAGTCATCCTGGAGCCAAAATCCTCTCAGACAGGAGGACCTCTTGCTCACAGCAATTGGGAGGGAACATGAAAGGGAATAGTaaaaacagagcagcacagggagaTGGGATTCTGTGCACTCACTTTGGATAAATTGTTGACAGTGGTGCTGGAGTTGAGCAGCTGCCCTTGGTCAGCAATGAGGTAGGCCAAGTGTTTGCGACGCTGGGTCTCCACCGCCACATCTGTCAGCGAGCCAGCCACACGCATGGCCTCCCGCAGCAACACATCTGCATCTTCAATCTGACTTGGGATGTCCGAGAGTGTGTTGAAGATTGAGGCAGAGTTCTCAGACTGGATTAGCTCATCCTCCTGCAATGATGCAGTCATTTTGCCATACAGAACAGTGAGCATGACAGCTATGCTTTTGGGGCTGCTAGATGCAATTTTACATTCAGTGTACAGCCTGGGCCAGAAACAATGCAGGTACAACTAGATAATTCCATAGATAATTCAAACTTCAGTAGGAAGAGTCAAAGCTACCTATGGGAGGGGAACAGAATCTTTTACTACTCTCCTGTGCTGAGATCTGCCCCCAAAATTCTAGCTGGCTTGTTTTTGAATCACACCATCCATCACTGAAATGAAGTCAAATCAGCAAGCAAAGATGAAACAGAAGCTATTCTGCACCCACCGCCAGGAGTGGGCACAGCATGGATCTTGCTGGGGACAAGGGAATGGAAGCTGCTCAATCTCACACACTACAGAGCGCCTACCATGTCAAACTGTGCTCCACCTTCCCTTTACTCCCAGCAGGCTCACCCTTGCCCTTCACACAGCAAGCTGaaccacaaaattattttttgcataaaaaggaaaagatcagGTGGTTAAATGTAAGGCAGCCAAATCAAATGTAAGACAGCCAAATCAAATGTAAGGCAGCCAAATCAAATTGGAGCGTTCAACAGTGCCATCAAAAGCTTCCCAGATGATCACAACCTTGGCTTTATATCTCTGCTCAGAGATGGTGCAAAATTAAGAGGTATCTTGGTTTAGGTTAAGATGGACTCTCAGGTTGGGATCTAGACTGAATAGAGGGGGGCAGCCGATGGGGTTTAATTATGAGGGAACAAATGAGGTAGGCAGGGGAAACAGCAATCCCTGAATCCTGTGAAGTGCCTTGGAAGTTCTTCACAACCCCCAGTTCTGAAGAAGGCAGGAAGTCATCTTCCCGAGCACATTCCCAAACCACATACAGGAAGTAGATACAAAACCTTCTTGCTCCTGAAACTCAGAATTAAACACCTACGTGCTataaaggaggaagaggaggggggaatTACCTTCATACTGAGCATGCCCAAAGTGAGCTGGAACAGCACCAGAGAGCCCTGGTAGAAGAAGAGGTCCCAAATACGCAGCAGCAGCTTGATGTGGACAACACTAGCAAAAGAGGTGAGGAACCAGTGCAAGGTGATCAAGGAGAGCTCTGTGAATAGAGACATGGAAAAGAATCACAAGAGAAGAAGTCAGCCAACCAGTGAAGATAGACTCTCCTAAATGCTGTCCTCCCAGCTTAAAGATGACCATCCATTGCCTCCAGGGCCAGGAGGTTTGCTCCtagccctgctgctctcctttcGTGAAACAAGAACAATAATCTTTGTCTGCATGTCACCCTGGCAAGAAAAGCTATGGTTTCTGGGGCACACTTTTACCAATGTCATGCTCCTGGAGCAGCTTGTCCAGGCGGGGCAAGTACTGCACAATGAGCTGTCGCAGGACACGCTGGTCTGTCTGCACGCCCATCAGGGTGGTGCTGAAGTAGGAGGCAGGAACCAGTTCCTCAATGATAGCGCACATCATCCAGAAGGCATCTTCCTCCTCcaagaagagcagcagagaggcagccaCCTGGGattttgaaggaagaagaaCTGCATGCCAAGCCTGTCCCAAGAGGAGCAGAACTCTTTCCCCATTTCCTCACATGGAGAGATGGACCAGTGTATAGGTGAACAAcatcttccttcctctgcagcagctctcctgcagtCTCCACTGAAGGGATTTCTCCTCAGTGTAATGCCTGTCCCTCCCCAACAGATGGACTGAATTCTTCCACATCTTTGGATGCATTGTGCTACTTTGCTCTCCCTTCCCTAGGAAAAACGTTCCATGTGGAAGGGATTTCCCTTCAGCTCATCTGGAGGCCATAGCGTccagcagcaatcactgcctCAAATTACTTGCCCCAGCATAGCCACCATAGACAAAATGATCCCTATCACAAAGACACTCTGAAAGCAGGTTACCATGCCAGTGCCTTGGCAATATCCAATCTCTGGGTAGAGCCAGGCAAGTCCCCGTAGTATCCTGCGTAGCCGTGGCACCCCGATACTGTTCATGTTGGAGAAGCAGGCATTGCTGGGCATCGTGCGGAGCAAGTCCTTTTCAATCTGCCAGACAGCCATAAACAGGGACAGGGTCAGCTTGCAGCATCTGAACAAttcccttctgctctctgcGCTTCCTCATGGCCCCTTGCCACAGAGAACTCTGCTTCCCCGCACCCACCCTTAAGTCCTTATGCACCAAAGAAGATGGCCCTGTCCAAGCCCCTGGGGTCAGTTTAACAGCCTTCACTGATATGTGGGAAAATGCCAGTGCAGATGGTGACTTAGTGTTTCCTAAGAAATACTTGCCAAAACTCAGCCCCTAGCTTCACCACTGAGAATAGTAGGCATACTGGTTGGGAATTTCATCTGCTTGGATTTCAAGCAAGGCTTCCCAACAAACCTATTCCAGAGAGAAACCAACAACCTGGCCACATCTGTGACAAAGGACTTGGATGTGAACAGCCCACAGATCTCCCTTGGGCAGTGGTGTTCCTCTTTCCAGCCACTTTGAACCTAACTTGGTGAGAGGTGAACATGTGCAGAGCTCAGTTTCTTTTGCCATGGCCTTTGCCTCCTCCCACAAAAGGAGAGGtcagaggaagggggaaaacaCCCTGTTACAGTCTTGTTGGTGTTCAGAGACTTTGTGTTTGGGGGAACAAAGACAGTCCCTGGAAGCAGCTGCCACGACCTCAACAGAGGTGCATTTATCAGCCTTTCACCCTTCACTTCCCTCAGTGAATATCAGGTTGTTTGCCGAGATGCAACTGCAGCACTGTTTTCTAGTCTGCAGGCAGTATGGGTCcaaccccttccctgctgtCCCAGGAAGGAGGGGAGCGGCACTGTTGTTATTCCaacaaagcaaaggagaaatatgCCCAACTGGATTAAGCTTTAGCAGGATTCAACCACACATGTCCTCTCAactgtccctgctgcaggtgTTAGGCAGACATCCCTTCTTCCTCACACAGCAAATCTTGCCCTTTTCCCCACTCCCTTGTGCCCAGTCAGCACTAGGCAGTATCTCCTACCTGTTTGGCAGCAATGGTTTCATCGTTAGAGCTGTTTTTCACGATATCCCGATATGACATCTCTGAATTCCTCTTCTTCTGCAAGGCCCCCGACAGGCGCATCCACAGCTGGGGGGACAGGATGAACAGAGATAGGAAGAGTCAATAAGAGAGACACAGAAAGCCATGATCTGGCACCTTCTCAACCAAGAGAAAGTAGTCTTGCTCTGCTGTCTCTTACTCCAGGCAGGAGAGCCTGCCCAGAACAGGCAGCACTCTCACCTGTGGCCTCATGCTGTGCGGGATGCCGGCTAGCACCAGGGAGCGCAGCTTGTCTGAATGTGGTAGGGTGACCTCAATTTTGTCCCAGGTGAGGTCGCCCACGTCATGGTTGTGTGTGAATTCCAGATGAGCCTGCCACTTGAGCCTCTGCTGTGGCTCCTCTGTCAGTGGGACCCCCAGAAGCTTGCTGGAGTTTGGTTCAGCACCATCTGCCTcagcaaagggaagggaaagaaatggagacaagcgagagagggaagaggagagggaatgaACATAGAACAGGGTGGGGAAGAGGATGGCTGTCTGaagaaagcacatttaaaacattcatGTCTTCCAGCCAGAGCACGGAAAGGCAAAGCTTGGTTTCTAACCATCTTCTCCATGCAGTAAATTTTATGATCATAAGCAAAAGGCACTGGGGCCTTGAGAACTAAGAAGCTGTCAGCAGGCTTCTAGTCTCTACTTACTCATGATTTAGAGCAGAGTGTGGCTGGAATTAAACAAGACCCCGACAGCAGTCATCCTGCTGGGTTTTGTAAGGATCTATAAATCAGGCTGACAAAAGCATAGCAAGCCTCAGAGGTGGCAAGCACAAGCTATATGCTTATGCAAGTAATGAGGTGCAAAATGTTAACTTCGGGGATATTTAATCACCAAAAAGAAGCTTTAATAGGGACAATTCCAAATTCACAATGAGAGAGCACCTTAACCTGAGGCTGGCCTTCTAAAATAGATACTTTAGCACAAGTACAGGTTTGATGTAAGGCACTCTTTCCTTCATCATATAACACATCCCAACAATGCAGTCCAAATCTTTCTGCTGATTTTATAATGCACGAGTCTATCGCATGTTCTGGCTGAAGAAAATCACTGTGTCCTGTCCTCATCTCTGGGTCATTGCTTCAAAGAGGATCCTCTATGACTCACACATGCAAACAACTTCGGCCTTTGCATAGTATGGCCTGAGCCCTGGAAATGTCCTCTCAGAGCATATAAAGCAATTCCTACGTCCCCtactcctttctcttcctctttgcaaAGGCAGCCAGCTGTTGTAGTTCAATGCCCAGCTGCAACAGCTCTCCACACCTCCTCCTATTCAGTCTCCTGTCTCTATACCTTGCAGAAAAACTAGGATGTGGGTTCTGCCCCTACAATTTGCCCTACACTTTGCCAAGCTGCTGGGATAGGTAGAACACATACTGCTGCCACTCACCTTGTCGGCAAGTTTTTCAACTGACAGCGCATGTCACTGTGCCTACTATCGGTGCTTCAGTGCTACGACCACAACAGAGACCCCACTGTTAACTGGGAAAGTTGCCCTTCCTCAGCACGCAGCTGCTAATGGAAATGATAACTTCCTCTTAACTTTCCTCTCTCTTACCCATGGCACAAGCATAAGGGGATAGAAATGACTCTGCTGCATATTCTATGCTCCAGACTCCCATAATGCCAACACACCTAATGCACAGCCCTTGATTACAATGGTAGGATACAGAAAGAAGATGACGGGTAGGTAGATGAGACCTAGCACAGAATGGTTGCAAAATCACACTGCCATACTTGGAAGCATGGGAAGGGCTAGACGCAGGACACAATGGAAATGGGAGGGATGGGACTAACTTTACCTTCCTTATCAACTCGGAAACCAAATTCATCATAGTGGAACTCTGGCTGCTCAATGGATTCTTCTTTCTGGtggatgggaggaaggagaacagACACTTTCACCACTTTAGCACTGAACAACTGAAGAGACATGTGGATATTGCCCCACCCCACCACTGTCTGCGCTGTGCCCTCTGAGCAACTAGACTTCTTGCCCTTTTATTTTTGATGCCTCCCACCACAATTCCCAGCTGAGGAAGTGTTGCATGCAATTCCCATTTTGACTTCTCCATGGAAGTTGTGAAGTCCTGCCTTCCCACCTGCACAGATTTTCCTAGCAATCCCCTTCCCAGCAGGGCTTGAGCACAGCATTGTATCAAGATCAGAACTTCCCACCTGCAGGGGCACACAGCCTTCCTCATGGACTGAGGAAGCCACACACACCAGCTAAAGTGGTCTCTACTGTCTGCATCTCTAAGACACAGCAGTCCTCTGTTACCTCTGCGCACACACTGCAAATTCAGCTCCCTGCATTGCTCCATCTCCTGCCTGTTGCTTTCAGATTTCCTCTGAAAGACAGGAGGCAAAACTGGGACTTGCACCTGTGAAGCAAGCCCAAATTATAGGCCAAAGGAAATATGACCCAAATCTCAATTCTCCTCATCTGTGCTCATGGCTGGCATTGGGGGATACACACTGGAGGCTACAACCAGGCTTTTTTAAGGAGTGAAAAGCTACAGATACCTCCCCTTTCCTGCAAGCCCCCAGGCAGCACCTGAGAAGCGTGCTTCTAGCATAGCTCCACAATAGGCTTTAATGTGCTTCACTGGGCGGCTCAACTGCCTTCAGCAAACACTGCGGGTAAGTTACAAAATTCCATggctgctttcttccttcctgttctGCCCACCTGGTGACAAGTCTTGAGGCTAGCATTTCCTGCCATGCACAAGCCATCCAGAGTAGCTTGGTGGTAACAGAGACTCCCTGAGGGTGTCAACATTTTTACAGTGGAGCAATAGTTGCAAAACAGCAGGGCAATAATTCACACAAGTTTCTTTGTGCTCTGCAAGATCCTCTTGCAAGAGCCAGGATGCAGCCACAAAACACATGAAGTAGCAAACAAGTGTCCACAACCGAACCACCGGAGGAAAAGTGcacctctccctccttttccctgcagCTTTCAGAGACCATCAGAAATCACCAGGGTCCCTTTACTTCTGTGCAGAGCCAGAGAacaccccctccctgccccacattGTACCTGTGTGTATTTTGCCAGGATCTCCTGAGGCCAGATGCTGGGAGTGAGAGCTGAGAAGGGACCCCCAGCAGAGGGAGTGTGATGGCCTAAACAGAAAGAGATCAACATATTGCAGTGAAAACCTGGAAGGACTCCCTTGGAATATGCACACTCAATACAGACTGTTCCAGCAAGGGAAGGACTCACTCAGCAGTTTGTCACTACTGCTACTCTAGCCATTGAGACAGCTCCCACTTCACCAAGGAAGCAAGTAATTTCAGATGGTTTTGTCCCTTATCACTgagcaaaagaagcagaaaggccAAATGGA encodes the following:
- the SGSM3 gene encoding small G protein signaling modulator 3 — protein: MSGHHTPSAGGPFSALTPSIWPQEILAKYTQKEESIEQPEFHYDEFGFRVDKEDGAEPNSSKLLGVPLTEEPQQRLKWQAHLEFTHNHDVGDLTWDKIEVTLPHSDKLRSLVLAGIPHSMRPQLWMRLSGALQKKRNSEMSYRDIVKNSSNDETIAAKQIEKDLLRTMPSNACFSNMNSIGVPRLRRILRGLAWLYPEIGYCQGTGMVAASLLLFLEEEDAFWMMCAIIEELVPASYFSTTLMGVQTDQRVLRQLIVQYLPRLDKLLQEHDIELSLITLHWFLTSFASVVHIKLLLRIWDLFFYQGSLVLFQLTLGMLSMKEDELIQSENSASIFNTLSDIPSQIEDADVLLREAMRVAGSLTDVAVETQRRKHLAYLIADQGQLLNSSTTVNNLSKIVRRRTQRRKSGITSLLFGDDDLEALKAKNIKQTELVADLREAILQVARHFQCVDPKNCSIDLTPDYSMESHQRDHENYVACSRNRRRRAKALLDFERHDDDELGFRKNDIITIISQKDEHCWVGELNGLRGWFPAKFVEILDERSKEYSIAGDDSVTEGVTDLVRGTLCPALKSIFEHGLKKPSLLGGPCHPWLFIEEAASREVERDFDSVYSRLVLCKTYRLDEDGKVLTPEELLYRAVQAVNMTHDAAHAQMDVKLRSLICVGLNEQVLHLWLEVLCSSLQTVEKWFHPWSFLRSPGWVQIKCELRVLCKFAFSLSQDWELPIKREEKEKKPLKEGVQDMLVKHHLFSWDIDG